Proteins found in one Brachypodium distachyon strain Bd21 chromosome 5, Brachypodium_distachyon_v3.0, whole genome shotgun sequence genomic segment:
- the LOC100844842 gene encoding farnesyl pyrophosphate synthase 1 yields the protein MGALAASIASHVPTGLLASLASSVANPGELLRRAGRLEDEIRELLRVNGRRAGAAAAEQGTRERFLRAYERLKSELLNDRAFNFDFTPETRQWVAKMLDYNVPGGKLNRGLSVIDSYMLLREGTEVDDEDFYLACVLGWCIEWLQASALVLDDITDNAYTRRDNLCWYKLPTVGMSAINDGVLLKCHVQAIIKRYFKEKLYFMDLMELWNEIGLQTAMGQMLDLITTHTGAKDLARYRIQGYRRIVKYKTSYYSFYLPVACALLLNGVKLSDYVELKNVLVEMGVYFQIQDDYLDCFGDPEVIGKVGTDIEDYKCSWLIVQAMELADENEMKILYENYGKSSPENVAAVKNVYKELDLQDIFLEYESRVYKHLVSTIEAEPDRAIREILRIFLKKIYRRKK from the exons ATGGGGGCGTTGGCGGCGTCGATCGCGTCGCACGTGCCGACGGGGCTGCTGGCGTCGCTGGCGTCGTCGGTGGCGAACCCCGGGGAGCTGCTGCGGAGGGCGGGGAGGCTGGAGGACGAGATCAGGGAGCTGCTCCGGGTGaacgggcggcgcgcgggggcggcggcggcagagcagGGGACTCGGGAGCGGTTCCTGCGCGCGTACGAGCGGCTCAAGAGCGAGCTCCTCAACGACCGCGCCTTCAACTTCGACTTCACCCCCGAGACCAGGCAGTGGGTCGCCAAG ATGCTGGACTACAACGTACCTGGAG GGAAACTGAACCGGGGCCTGTCGGTGATCGACAGCTACATGCTGCTGCGAGAAGGGACCGAGGTGGACGACGAGGACTTCTACCTCGCCTGCGTGCTCGGCTGGTGCATCGAATGG CTCCAGGCGTCTGCACTGGTGCTGGATGACATCACGGATAATGCCTACACGAGGCGCGACAACCTCTGCTGGTACAAGCTACCCACG GTTGGAATGTCTGCAATAAACGACGGCGTGCTGCTCAAATGCCACGTCCAGGCGATCATCAAGAGGTACTTCAAGGAGAAGCTCTACTTCATGGACCTCATGGAGCTATGGAACGAG ATTGGGCTGCAGACTGCCATGGGACAGATGCTGGATCTCATCACTACTCATACCGGTGCCAAGGATCTCGCGAGATACAGAATTCAGGG GTACCGTCGAATTGTCAAGTACAAGACATCCTACTACTCATTCTACCTGCCG GTTGCCTGTGCATTGCTCTTGAATGGCGTGAAATTGAGCGATTACGTCGAGTTGAAAAATGTACTCGTTGAAATGGGCGTGTACTTTCAGATACAG GATGACTACCTGGATTGCTTTGGTGACCCTGAAGTAATTGGTAAG GTTGGAACAGACATAGAAGACTACAAGTGCTCCTGGCTAATAGTCCAAGCTATGGAACTGGCTGACGAGAATGAGATGAAAATACTATAC GAGAACTATGGCAAATCTTCTCCAGAAAATGTTGCGGCGGTGAAGAATGTCTATAAGGAGCTTGATCTTCAG GACATATTTTTGGAGTATGAGTCAAGAGTTTACAAGCACCTGGTATCAACCATCGAAGCAGAACCAGACCGCGCGATCCGCGAGATTTTAAGGATCTTTCTTAAGAAGATTTACAGGAGGAAGAAGTAG
- the LOC100844231 gene encoding uncharacterized protein LOC100844231, which yields MDTVREEAWPLPARQQLQQQPPASPGPRPQQQNGRVDLRELKAQMEKRLGPDRSRRYFSYLSGYLSQRLSKPDFDKACLLTLGRENLRLHNRLIRSVLYNAYQAQCPPPPSDVGRSVGASTKKVSQAAEAFNSCNGDVRLLQVQGSRSMGTVQDHQLKDRIKHMGPNGRVEAAANHTQFVQGGAAVQENGTLSSLELKRSMCLQQCESAEPLGKRLHVEQLLPENMLKQRRVMSDAADHSARMSKSPVRAPLGIPFCSASAGGARKLLPPPISAGEDRFSSFCEHGQLLNTEVLRKRMEKTAEALGLAGVTMDCADLLNNGLDLYLKNLIRSTVELKGSGVRGDTRKGASYKQHSQGKQINGVWLPNHVQMQPSSGPSGATNETRSHHLISVDDFRVAMQLNPQQLGEDWPVLLEKISIRPSEEND from the coding sequence ATGGACACAGTAagggaggaggcgtggccACTGCCTGCACgccagcagctgcagcaacaGCCACCAGCGTCTCCAGGTCCACGACCGCAGCAGCAGAATGGTCGTGTTGATCTCCGGGAGCTGAAGGCTCAGATGGAGAAACGGCTTGGTCCGGACCGGTCGCGGCGCTACTTCAGCTACTTGAGTGGCTACCTATCACAGAGGCTCAGTAAGCCAGATTTTGACAAGGCGTGCCTGCTTACCTTGGGGCGGGAGAACCTCCGGCTGCACAACCGGCTCATCCGCTCGGTTCTCTACAATGCCTACCAGGCACAGTGCCCACCTCCACCATCAGATGTCGGGAGGTCTGTTGGAGCATCGACAAAGAAGGTTTCTCAGGCTGCTGAAGCGTTTAATTCTTGCAATGGGGATGTCAGGCTGTTGCAGGTGCAGGGATCAAGGTCAATGGGCACAGTGCAAGATCATCAGTTAAAAGACCGGATCAAACACATGGGGCCGAATGGTAGGGTGGAGGCTGCTGCCAATCACACCCAATTTGTTCAAGGGGGGGCTGCAGTACAAGAGAATGGCACCCTAAGTTCACTTGAGTTGAAGAGATCAATGTGTCTTCAACAATGTGAGTCCGCAGAACCGTTAGGAAAGCGTCTGCATGTGGAACAGTTGCTACCTGAAAATATGCTTAAGCAAAGAAGAGTTATGAGTGATGCTGCAGATCATTCTGCTCGAATGTCAAAAAGTCCTGTACGAGCTCCGCTTGGGATCCCCTTCTGTTCAGCAAGTGCAGGTGGGGCAAGGAAATTACTGCCGCCACCAATTAGTGCAGGTGAAGATCGCTTTAGCAGCTTTTGTGAGCATGGGCAGCTGTTAAACACGGAGGTGTTGCGTAAGCGAATGGAGAAAACAGCAGAAGCACTGGGTCTAGCAGGTGTCACAATGGATTGTGCTGACCTTCTGAATAATGGCCTGGACCTGTACTTGAAGAACCTGATTAGGTCAACTGTTGAGTTAAAAGGATCCGGTGTTCGAGGTGATACAAGAAAAGGGGCATCGTACAAGCAGCATTCCCAGGGAAAGCAAATTAATGGTGTTTGGTTGCCGAACCATGTTCAGATGCAACCAAGCAGTGGACCATCAGGAGCCACAAATGAGACCAGAAGTCACCACTTGATCTCTGTTGATGATTTCAGGGTAGCAATGCAGTTAAACCCTCAACAGCTTGGGGAGGACTGGCCAGTCCTTCTTGAGAAGATATCAATACGTCCCTCGGAGGAAAATGACTGA
- the LOC100845151 gene encoding universal stress protein A-like protein, producing MAAAPAQQKMMVAIDDSECSQYALEWALRNLAPGRLVLLTVQPYAPLGYIPAAAGSPLGPSVVSPELIRSVTEHQRQLAQALVDKAKAICADHGVDAETIIEVGEPKETICEAAEKLNVDLLILGSHSRGPIQRFFLGSVSNYCTHHAKCPVLVVKKKE from the exons atggcggcggcaccggcgcaGCAGAAGATGATGGTGGCGATCGACGACAGCGAGTGCAGCCAGTACGCGCTCGAGTGGGCCCTGCGGAACCTCGCGCCCGgccgcctcgtcctcctcaCCGTCCAGCCCTACGCCCCCCTCGGCTacatccccgccgccgccggctccccgC TTGGCCCTTCGGTTGTGTCCCCGGAGCTCATCAGGTCGGTGACCGAGCACCAGCGGCAGCTCGCTCAGGCGCTGGTCGATAAGGCCAAGGCCATCTGCGCCGACCACGGG GTAGATGCAGAGACCATCATCGAGGTGGGTGAACCCAAGGAAACCATATGCGAAGCTGCAGAGAAGCTGAATGTCGATCTGCTCATCCTGGGAAGCCACAGCCGTGGGCCAATACAGAG GTTTTTCCTTGGCAGTGTGAGCAACTACTGTACCCACCATGCGAAATGCCCGGTCCTTGTCGTCAAGAAGAAAGAATGA
- the LOC100841788 gene encoding squamosa promoter-binding-like protein 8, whose product MMNLPASASSCDDFIGVYGAPSNNPSPNNPPPQQPASSLFPLMDHQEQHRDHHHLGYNLEPNSLALLPPSNAHHHHGATIAAHSAHDILQFYPTGATHHHYLAAAAAGNNPYSGHFSGAGSTFQSSYYGQQQQGPEYSYFPALVSSAEENMASFAATQLGLNLGYRTYFPPRGHGGYAYGHHPPRCQAEGCKADLSGAKRYHRRHKVCEHHSKAPVVVTAGGLHQRFCQQCSRFHLLDEFDDAKKSCRKRLADHNRRRRKSKPSDADAADKKRSTQASKTASTKGKAAGSSSKSTGTGDGMDIQVVGVADLSKDQDETMGLGEVVKEMQVDPKGKASMQQQQGHHGLHQQQQSHHGFHFPSSSAGSCFPHQSQAVSSSDNTSNIAQVQEPSLGFHQQHHHQQHNNILQLGQAMFDLDFDH is encoded by the exons ATGATGAACTTGCCAGCCTCCGCGAGCTCCTGCGACGACTTCATCGGCGTCTATGGAGCTCCTAGCAACAACCCAAGCCCCAATAACCCGCCTCCACAGCAGCCAGCCTCCTCGCTCTTCCCGCTCATGGATCACCAGGAACAGCATCGAGATCACCACCACCTGGGCTACAACCTGGAGCCCAATTCACTGGCCCTTCTCCCCCCATCCAACGCTCACCACCACCATGGCGCCACAATCGCCGCCCACAGCGCGCACGACATCCTCCAGTTCTACCCGACAGGCGCCACGCACCACCACTAccttgccgctgccgcggcaggaaataACCCCTACTCGGGCCACTTCTCTGGCGCCGGCAGCACCTTCCAGTCCTCCTACTAcggacagcagcagcaggggccgGAGTACAGCTACTTCCCGGCGCTGGTGAGCTCGGCGGAGGAGAACATGGCGAGCTTCGCGGCCACGCAGCTCGGGCTCAACCTTGGGTACCGGACTTACTTCCCGCCGAGGGGCCATGGCGGGTACGCCTACGGGCACCATCCGCCAAGGTGCCAGGCGGAAGGGTGCAAGGCTGATCTTTCTGGAGCTAAGAGGTACCACCGGCGCCATAAGGTCTGCGAGCACCACTCCAAGGCCCCCGTCGTCGTCACCGCCGGTGGCCTGCACCAGAGGTTCTGCCAGCAGTGCAGCAG ATTCCATTTGCTTGATGAGTTCGACGACGCCAAGAAGAGCTGCAGGAAGCGCCTCGCGGATCACAACCGGCGTCGGAGGAAGTCAAAGCCGTCAGATGCCGATGCTGCGGACAAGAAAAGGTCGACACAGGCCAGCAAAACCGCAAGTACCAAAGGCA AAGCAGCTGGAAGCAGCAGTAAGAGCACCGGTACTGGAGACGGGATGGATATACAGGTGGTGGGGGTTGCAGACCTGTCTAAAGATCAGGATGAAACCATGGGTCTTGGAGAGGTAGTCAAGgaaatgcaggtggatcccaAAGGAAAAGCATcaatgcagcagcagcaaggacACCATGGActtcaccagcagcagcagagccaCCATGGCTTCCATTTTCCTTCGTCCTCTGCGGGCTCCTGCTTCCCTCACCAGAGCCAAGCTGTGTCGAGCTCTGACAACACATCAAATATCGCTCAAGTGCAAGAACCAAGCCTGGGGTTccatcagcagcaccaccaccagcagcacaACAACATCCTTCAGCTCGGACAGGCCATGTTTGATCTTGACTTCGATCACTAG
- the LOC100841180 gene encoding uncharacterized protein LOC100841180, translating to MSKLDYCFSNDYMVLRPDRAGPLDLLHLLVSPKVGRNRAVDCFTSTEIRSFPRRLHIFLSLLLQILLASLAGPVAAIGAALEFALNLIDNVLHGRMEYPDRSSATYRSLTGFIDQRVDLHSGIAPGDSRYHAAFCVMASKLAYENEAFIRDVVTRRWRMDFVKFYDCWNEFEGAYTAQAFVFCDRAAPDAELVVVAFRGTPAFDVSRWRADLDPSWYKVPRLGRVRAPYAHALGAQRNMGWPKWIEHIKGKPQKVYAYYALRDAVKELLEANPKAKLLVTGHGSGGALAVLFPAVMAYHKEKADRLAGVYTFGQPRVGDAMLAMFVERNVDRPKKRHFRFTYAGDPLPRLPASASSPAAHFLHFGLCLHFDVSYNLKVFTEIPGDTRSSPWTAEGFVASRVESARELARSVYCREGWLLLLMRVLALALPGLPFHRVHDYVSAVALAKHIPKDEEQ from the exons ATGAGCAAGCTCGACTACTGCTTCAGCAATGACTACATGGTGCTGCGCCCGGACAGGGCCGGCCCGCTGGACCTCCTGCACCTCCTCGTCTCCCCCAAGGTCGGCCGGAACAGGGCCGTCGACTGCTTCACCAGCACCGAGATCCGCAGCTTCCCCCGTCGCCTGCACATATTCCTCAGCCTCCTCCTGCAGATCCTCCTCGCCTCGCTCGCCGgccccgtcgccgccatcggcgccgccCTCGAGTTCGCTCTCAACCTCATCGACAACGTCCTCCACG GGAGGATGGAGTATCCGGACAGATCGTCTGCGACGTACCGGTCGCTGACGGGGTTCATCGACCAGCGCGTCGATCTGCACAGCGGCATCGCGCCGGGGGACAGCCGGTACCACGCCGCGTTCTGCGTCATGGCGTCCAAGCTTGCGTACGAGAACGAGGCCTTCATCCGCGACGTCGTCACCCGCCGCTGGCGCATGGACTTCGTCAAGTTCTACGACTGCTGGAACG AGTTTGAGGGCGCGTACACGGCGCAGGCGTTCGTGTTCTGCGACAGGGcggcgccggacgcggagctggtggtggtggcgttCAGGGGCACGCCGGCGTTCGACGTGTCCCGGTGGCGCGCCGACCTGGACCCGTCGTGGTACAAGgtgccgcgcctgggccgcgTCCGCGCGCCCTACGCGCACGCGCTCGGCGCGCAGCGCAACATGGGCTGGCCGAAATGGATCGAACACATCAAGGGCAAGCCCCAAAAG GTTTACGCGTACTACGCGCTCCGGGACGCGGTGAAGGAGCTGCTGGAGGCGAACCCGAAGGCGAAGCTGCTGGTGACGGGGCACGGGTCGGGCGGCGCGCTGGCGGTGCTGTTCCCGGCGGTGATGGCGTACCACAAGGAGAAGGCGGACCGGCTGGCCGGGGTGTACACGTTCGGGCAGCCGCGGGTCGGGGACGCCATGCTGGCCATGTTCGTGGAGCGGAACGTCGACAGGCCCAAGAAGCGGCACTTCCGGTTCACCTACGCCGGGGACCCTCTGCCGAGGCTGCCCGCAAGCGCGAGCTCCCCCGCCGCCCATTTCCTGCACTTTGGACTCTGCCTCCACTTCGACGTCTCCTACAACCTCAAG GTGTTCACGGAGATCCCGGGAGACACGCGGAGCAGCCCTTGGACGGCGGAGGGGTTCGTGGCGAGCCGCGTCGAGTCGGCGCGGGAGCTCGCCCGGAGCGTGTACTGCAGGGAagggtggctgctgctgctgatgcgggtgctggcgctggcgctgccCGGGCTGCCGTTCCACCGGGTGCACGACTACGTCAGCGCCGTCGCTCTCGCCAAGCACATTCCCAAGGATGAAGAACAGTAG
- the LOC100843931 gene encoding putative glucose-6-phosphate 1-epimerase — translation MSSSVAGAGEESGAAAPQGPAPVERCKGVNGLEKVVLREVRGSSAEVYLYGGHVTSWKDEHGEELLFVSNKAIFKPPKAIRGGIPICFPQFSNFGHLEPHGFARNKTWTVEADPPPFPVPISSKAYIDLILKPTEEDVKIWPHSFEYRLRIALGPGGDLMLTSRIRNTNADGKSFSFTFAYHTYFSISDISEIRVEGLETLDYLDNLQDRARFTEQGDAIVFESELDRIYLGTPSKIAIIDHEKKRTFVVRKGGLPDAVVWNPWDKKAKAMADFGDDEYKRMVCVEAAAIEKQVTLKPGEEWTGKLELSAVPSSYYSGQLDPDRVIQDSTVPEDSIS, via the exons ATGTCGTCGTCGgtagccggcgccggcgaggagagtggcgccgcggcgccgcAGGGCCCGGCGCCCGTGGAGCGCTGCAAGGGCGTGAACGGCCTCGAGAAGGTCGTCCTCCGCGAGGTCCGGGGCAGCTCCGCCGAG GTGTACTTGTACGGTGGCCATGTCACATCATGGAAAGATGAGCATGGGGAGGAGCTGCTTTTTGTCAGTAATAAG GCTATTTTCAAACCTCCAAAAGCTATACGTGGAGGTATACCGATCTGCTTTCCTCAG TTTTCCAACTTTGGGCATCTGGAACCACATGGATTTGCAAGGAACAAGACCTGGACTGTTGAAGCTGATCCACCACCATTTCCAGTACCAATCTCCAGTAAAGCTTACATCGATTTAATCCTTAAACCTACTGAAGAAGACGTAAAGATCTGGCCACATAG TTTTGAGTACCGTCTGAGGATTGCACTTGGACCTGGTGGAGATCTGATGCTGACTTCACGTATAAGGAATACCAATGCAGATGGGAAGTCATTCTCTTTTACCTTCGCATATCACACGTACTTTTCAATTTCAGATATaag TGAGATACGAGTAGAAGGCCTTGAAACTCTGGATTACCTAGACAACTTACAAGATAGAGCCCGCTTCACTGAACAAGGCGATGCTATTGTTTTTGAATCTGAA CTGGACAGAATATATCTGGGCACACCGTCAAAAATTGCCATTATTGACCatgagaagaaaagaacattTGTTGTGAGGAAAGGAGGCCTTCCCGATGCTG TTGTTTGGAACCCCTGGGACAAAAAGGCTAAGGCTATGGCAGATTTTGGGGATGATGAGTATAAACGCATGGTATGTGTGGAGGCAGCTGCTATAGAAAAGCAGGTTACTCTGAAGCCTGGTGAGGAGTGGACTGGAAAATTGGAACTGTCTGCAGTCCCATCTAGTTATTACAGTGGTCAATTGGATCCTGATCGTGTTATTCAGGATTCAACTGTCCCAGAGGATTCAATCAGCTAG
- the LOC100841484 gene encoding peroxidase 16, whose translation MAGGSSSSCSCEKKKLLLMWWRAGVLLAAVTLAGVVDAQQLRQNYYGSSCPSAESTVRSVISQHVQQSFAVAPGTLRLFFHDCFVRGCDASVMLMAPNGDDESHSGADATLSPDAVDAINKAKAAVEALPGCAGKVSCADILAMAARDVVSLTGGPSYNVELGRLDGKTFNRAIVKHVLPGPGFDLNQLNALFASNGLTQFDMIALSGAHTIGVTHCDKFVRRIYTFKQRLAYNPPMNLEFLRSLRRVCPINFSPTSFAMLDATTPRAFDNAYFNNLRYNKGLLASDQVLFTDRRSRPTVNLFAANATAFNEAFVAAMAKLGRIGIKTGAGGEVRRVCTAVN comes from the exons ATGGCGGGGGGAAGTAGTAGTAGCTGCAgctgcgagaagaagaagctcctCCTGATGTGGTGGAGAGCGGGTGTCCTATTGGCTGCCGTGACACTGGCGGGCGTGGTGGACGCGCAGCAGCTGCGGCAGAACTACTACGGCAGCAGCTGCCCGAGCGCCGAGTCGACGGTCCGGTCCGTGATCTCGCAGCACGTGCAGCAGAGCTTCGCCGTCGCGCCCGGCACgctccgcctcttcttccacgactgcttcgtCCGG GGTTGTGACGCGTCGGTGATGCTGATGGCGCCCAACGGGGACGATGAGAGCCACAGCGGCGCCGACGCGACGCTGTCGCCGGACGCCGTGGACGCCATCAACAAGGCCAAGGCGGCCGTCGAGGCGCTCCCGGGATGCGCCGGCAAGgtctcctgcgccgacatcctcgccatggccgcgcgcGACGTCGTCTCCCTG ACTGGCGGGCCGAGCTACAACGTGGAGCTGGGGCGGCTGGACGGGAAAACGTTCAACAGGGCCATCGTGAAGCACGTCCTCCCGGGCCCCGGCTTCGACCTCAACCAGCTCAACGCGCTCTTCGCCAGCAACGGGCTCACGCAGTTCGACATGATCGCGCTCTCCG GCGCGCACACGATCGGGGTGACGCACTGCGACAAGTTCGTGCGGCGGATCTACACGTTCAAGCAGCGGCTGGCCTACAACCCGCCGATGAACCTTGAGTTCCTGCGCTCCCTGCGCCGTGTCTGCCCCATCAACTTCTCCCCGACGTCCTTCGCCATGCTGGACGCCACCACGCCCCGGGCCTTCGACAACGCCTACTTCAACAACCTCCGCTACAACAAGGGCCTGCTGGCCTCCGACCAGGTGCTCTTCACCGACCGCCGGTCCAGGCCCACCGTCAACCTCTTTGCCGCCAATGCCACCGCCTTCAACGAAGCcttcgtcgccgccatggccaagcTCGGCAGGATCGGCATCAAGACcggcgctggcggcgaggTGCGCCGCGTCTGCACCGCCGTGAATTAG